In the Sphingobacterium sp. PCS056 genome, AGATGATAAAAGCTTGGTCGATATATTCCATTATGAAATAGCAGACCAGGCATTAGAATATTATCCTGTTTATACCTTACGGGGCTATCCCAATAGACCAGACGGCAAGCATCGCTACGAACCTTATCCCTGGGCAGGTTTACCACCCCTAGGGCAGGATGGACCGATGCAGCAAAGTTTATTTTAATTTATTATAATAAACATAATATGAAGTTCGTGCCATTGAACCGATCGATAGTTTTAGAGTTGCAGCATGGTGGATATGGTAGATGGATGGCTTAGATGATCTGTTGAAGTCGGATGGTACATAAGTATAGATCTACTATAAAGCCTTATGTTTTGTCATATGGTTATGTCTTGATGCCTATCTGAAATAATCAGTTAAAAGTAGAAGTCTTTATCGAAGATAATTATCGTCAAGTTTAATAATAAAAGCTATTGCTACTGTTAATGCTTGAGGGAATATAAAAGATGTTTTGTAAATTGTGGACACTATTTTAAACAATATGCGTAGAAAAACTCAAATGATCACCGCGATGATGCTATTCTCAACGACGGTTGCCGTAAGTCAGATGAAAGTTCGTGAAGAACTGCCCGAAAAATATAAGTGGGATTTGTCCCATCTTTATGCTACAGATGAAAGTTGGAAAGAGGAGAAGGAGCGTTTACGACAAAAAATGCAGAAAATAGCCTCGTATAAAGGTAAACTTACGCAGTCCGCTAGCGGGCTTTTAGAAGCGCTTCAGTTAAGTACTTCACTCATAAAGGAAATGGCCAAGTTATCATCATATGCCTCAATGAAATCTGATCAAGATACCCGCGTAACCAAATATGCGGGAATGAATCAAGAGCTACAACAGCTTTTTTCAGAATATAGCGCATTAACATCGTATATGGAGCCTGAATTATTGACCTTCAAAGAAGATCAGCTCCAGGCATTTTTTACACAAGAAAAAGAATTGAGCACCTACAAGTTTTACCTGACCGATCTACTTCGTAAGCGTGCGCACAGAGGATCAGAAGAAGTTGAAAAAGTATTAGCATACTCTTCCTTGATGTCAGGCAACGCCGCTAATATCTACAGTACCTTTATCAATGCAGAGTTTCCATATCCAGAGGTAGAATTAAATGGCGAATCTGTCAAACTCAATGCTGCCAATTTTGCTTTATATAGAGCGAGCGAAAATAGGGAAATTAGGAGTAAAGTATTTGATGCTTATTTTTCCAAATTAAATGAATTTCAACGTACCCTAGGTGCACAACTTTATGGAAACATCAATGCCGCATTGTTTGCCACGAAAGCCCGCAACTATGAAAGTACATTAAAAATGGCATTGGATGGTGGTAATATTCCAACCGCTGTTTTTCATAATCTTATCAAAAATGTAAATGGCAATTTAGAAACCTTTCATCGCTATTTAAATCTACGAAAACGTATGATGGGAGTAGATACCTTGCATTACTATGATTTATACGCACCTCTTGTGGCTAAAGTTGATTTATCCTATACAGTAGAAGAGGCCGAAGAAAATATTTTGAAATCCCTAAAACCTTTAGGTACTGATTATATAAATGTGTCAAAAAAAGCATTCGGCGAAAGATGGATTGACATGTATCCAAATGAAGGAAAAAGATCAGGAGCATATTCCAATGGTTCGGCATACGATGTACATCCCTATATTCTTATGAATTACAATGGAAAGTACAATGACATGTCGACCCTTACCCATGAATTGGGGCATACGATGCATAGTTATTTAACCAATAAGAAGCAACATTACGTCAATTCAGATTATTCGATTTTTGTTGCAGAAGTAGCATCGACTTTAAATGAGGAGTTATTGAACGATTATATGCTGAAACAGATCAAAGATGATGAAACCCGACTTGCGATTTTGGGAAATTATCTAGAAGGAGCCAAAGGAACACTATTTCGTCAGACTCAGTTTGCCGAATTTGAATATATGATCCATGAAAAAGTCGGCAAAGGCGAAGCGCTCACAGGTGAAGATTTTGACGAGATGTATTTAGATCTGACCAAACGATATTACGGTCATGATAAAAATATTTGTATCGTTGATGATAATGTGAAATCTGAA is a window encoding:
- the pepF gene encoding oligoendopeptidase F, with amino-acid sequence MRRKTQMITAMMLFSTTVAVSQMKVREELPEKYKWDLSHLYATDESWKEEKERLRQKMQKIASYKGKLTQSASGLLEALQLSTSLIKEMAKLSSYASMKSDQDTRVTKYAGMNQELQQLFSEYSALTSYMEPELLTFKEDQLQAFFTQEKELSTYKFYLTDLLRKRAHRGSEEVEKVLAYSSLMSGNAANIYSTFINAEFPYPEVELNGESVKLNAANFALYRASENREIRSKVFDAYFSKLNEFQRTLGAQLYGNINAALFATKARNYESTLKMALDGGNIPTAVFHNLIKNVNGNLETFHRYLNLRKRMMGVDTLHYYDLYAPLVAKVDLSYTVEEAEENILKSLKPLGTDYINVSKKAFGERWIDMYPNEGKRSGAYSNGSAYDVHPYILMNYNGKYNDMSTLTHELGHTMHSYLTNKKQHYVNSDYSIFVAEVASTLNEELLNDYMLKQIKDDETRLAILGNYLEGAKGTLFRQTQFAEFEYMIHEKVGKGEALTGEDFDEMYLDLTKRYYGHDKNICIVDDNVKSEWSYIPHFYYNFYVYQYATSFTASTALSEKVLRGTDADRQKYLNFLASGSTKYPVDLLVDAGVDMNTSEPFDLTIAKINKVIAEMETILTRLGK